In the genome of Anabrus simplex isolate iqAnaSimp1 chromosome 6, ASM4041472v1, whole genome shotgun sequence, one region contains:
- the RpS9 gene encoding small ribosomal subunit protein uS4 yields MVNGRIPSVFSKTYVTPRRPYEKARLDQELKIIGEYGLRNKREVWRVKYTLAKIRKAARELLTLEEKDQRRLFEGNALLRRLVRIGVLDENRMKLDYVLGLKIEDFLERRLQTQVFKLGLAKSIHHARVLIRQRHIRVRKQVVNIPSFIVRLDSQKHIDFSLKSPFGGGRPGRVKRKNLRKATTGGGGGDEEED; encoded by the exons ATGGTTAACGGTAGGATTCCTTCAGTCTTCAGTAAGACGTATGTAACTCCTCGTAGACCTTATGAAAAGGCACGTCTTGATCAGGAATTGAAGATCATAGGAGAATATGGTCTTCGAAATAAGAGGGAAGTATGGCGAGTCAAATACACTCTTGCCAAAATACGTAAAGCTGCTAGAGAATTGCTGACGTTGGAAGAGAAGGATCAGCGTAGATTGTTTGAAG GTAACGCTCTTCTACGTCGTTTGGTGCGTATTGGTGTTTTGGACGAAAACCGCATGAAACTTGATTATGTCTTGGGTTTAAAAATTGAAGATTTCTTGGAGAGGCGTCTGCAGACTCAGGTTTTCAAGCTTGGTTTGGCGAAGTCAATTCATCATGCTAGGGTGCTCATTCGCCAAAGGCATATTCG AGTCCGCAAGCAAGTTGTGAACATCCCAAGCTTCATTGTGCGCCTGGATTCTCAGAAGCACATAGACTTCTCCCTGAAATCTCCATTTGGTGGTGGTAGACCTGGCCGTGTTAAGAGGAAGAACCTGAGGAAAGCAACCACAGGTGGAGGTGGCGGTGATGAGGAAGAAGATTAA